From the Candidatus Peregrinibacteria bacterium genome, one window contains:
- a CDS encoding putative metal-binding motif-containing protein, protein MKKYIISLLLPFFVVGVGIIPAHAATCSLTDSDHDGYFSDSTFTVLGAGHEVENRCDGNNFFGVKGYEPAICDCPTLREGRGCDTLGDDHQLTVPEISEIIDTNKYSGRSFSGSAFHPNAAEIPSNGIDENCDGIDDSANSFDVMGLVEKIISFLGWLVVAVSTAVLIWGGIMYATAAGDDEKIRKARKAMLGAIIGVLVGVLAAGLIGFVMDYFTNI, encoded by the coding sequence ATGAAAAAATATATCATATCTCTTCTCCTCCCTTTTTTTGTGGTAGGAGTTGGAATAATTCCTGCACATGCGGCAACGTGTTCACTCACCGATAGCGATCATGACGGATACTTTTCAGATAGTACTTTTACAGTGTTAGGAGCAGGGCACGAAGTAGAAAACCGTTGTGATGGAAATAATTTCTTTGGTGTAAAAGGGTACGAACCCGCTATTTGTGACTGCCCAACACTTCGTGAAGGTCGTGGATGTGACACCCTTGGGGATGATCATCAGCTGACAGTCCCAGAAATTAGCGAAATTATTGATACCAACAAATATAGTGGTCGGTCATTTTCAGGATCTGCGTTCCATCCAAATGCAGCAGAAATTCCAAGCAATGGAATTGACGAAAACTGTGATGGTATTGATGATAGCGCGAACTCCTTTGATGTTATGGGGCTTGTCGAAAAAATTATCAGCTTTCTCGGATGGCTTGTTGTAGCTGTTTCTACTGCCGTTCTCATCTGGGGTGGTATTATGTATGCCACTGCTGCCGGAGATGATGAAAAAATTCGAAAAGCACGAAAAGCCATGCTTGGAGCAATTATTGGAGTGCTTGTTGGAGTACTCGCTGCGGGTCTTATTGGATTCGTTATGGATTATTTCACCAATATTTAA
- the infB gene encoding translation initiation factor IF-2 — protein MEKTIRAAAVAKHIGITSQDLRKMLSEVNFGVKPNDREFPESLASGIVRFAARRLNREIPPLPVHYDEEDDEEEEEEREDDEEEEQEDLLEPKKETAFDRLNRLAKTPSQREEKKIDQEVKPPSEEVAVPAKEQSAKVTPAIFRKIEVSPEEAAAAKKRHEEEVQKSKEDREQEALEKKAMERRKKRGHVLVKKEGEVEIPATISIKEFSEKVGVPAGEIISVLLKNGVMVTMTQTLDFDTYAIIAPEIDVQIRRAEETGSAEALKGRNLLELLADEKENLVPRPPVIVVMGHVDHGKTKILDAIRQTKVAEGEAGGITQHIGAYQIEKKGHLLTFLDTPGHEAFTAMRARGAKTADIAILVVAADEGVKPQTIEAIHHAQEAGLPIIVAVNKIDKPDANIEKVKGELAVHSLTSEDWGGDTVFVPVSALQNQGISDLLDMVILRSEFLELTANPKRLAIGTIIESNLDHSLGPVATILVNTGTLSVGNDFILGEEGGRIKTMLNDEGKKVQFALPGMPVRISGLSEVPSTGEILQVLPNAKAVREKREELRSLHDEEKAAGASLTEIMAGLQQGSIKFLKLVLKTDTEGSLEAVRQAIEKIESKEVRPKIIHAAVGGVTETDIMMAAASQGIVFGFHVAVSPRVRRIAEKEKVEVQNYEIIYQLVDDIRQILSGLLEPEVVEEVLGQIDVKQIFYTKKKMMIVGCRIRKGYAENGALVRIFRGENQEEPVGQGKIASLQHFEKKVQKIEENQDCGIQFEGKISIEEGDRLEVYKLEERMRTL, from the coding sequence ATGGAAAAAACGATACGCGCCGCTGCCGTGGCGAAGCACATTGGCATTACTTCTCAGGATCTCCGAAAAATGCTTTCGGAAGTAAATTTTGGTGTAAAACCAAACGATCGCGAATTTCCCGAATCGCTTGCATCTGGTATTGTGCGTTTTGCGGCACGTCGTCTTAACAGAGAGATTCCGCCACTTCCTGTTCATTATGATGAGGAAGATGACGAAGAGGAGGAGGAAGAGAGAGAAGATGACGAAGAGGAGGAGCAAGAAGATTTGTTAGAGCCCAAAAAAGAGACAGCATTTGATCGACTGAATCGTCTTGCAAAAACTCCATCTCAACGAGAAGAGAAGAAGATTGATCAAGAAGTAAAACCTCCTTCAGAAGAGGTTGCTGTTCCTGCGAAAGAGCAATCAGCAAAAGTAACACCCGCTATTTTTCGAAAAATAGAGGTTTCCCCAGAAGAGGCGGCGGCGGCGAAAAAACGCCACGAGGAAGAAGTACAAAAGTCTAAAGAAGACCGAGAGCAAGAAGCACTCGAGAAAAAAGCCATGGAGCGCCGAAAAAAGCGTGGTCATGTGCTTGTCAAAAAAGAAGGAGAAGTAGAAATTCCTGCTACTATTTCTATAAAAGAGTTTTCCGAAAAAGTGGGAGTTCCCGCAGGAGAAATAATCTCTGTCCTCCTCAAAAATGGAGTTATGGTGACCATGACACAGACACTCGACTTTGATACCTATGCGATTATTGCGCCAGAAATTGATGTTCAGATTCGCAGGGCAGAAGAAACAGGAAGCGCTGAAGCGCTGAAGGGTCGAAATCTTTTGGAACTGTTGGCAGATGAAAAAGAAAATCTTGTTCCTCGTCCTCCAGTTATTGTTGTTATGGGGCATGTTGATCATGGAAAAACAAAGATTCTTGATGCCATTCGTCAAACAAAAGTAGCAGAAGGAGAAGCTGGTGGAATTACACAGCATATTGGTGCTTATCAAATTGAAAAAAAAGGTCATCTACTTACCTTTCTCGATACCCCCGGACATGAGGCATTTACTGCAATGCGTGCTCGTGGTGCAAAAACAGCGGATATCGCAATTCTCGTGGTTGCCGCAGATGAAGGTGTAAAACCACAAACTATTGAGGCAATTCACCATGCGCAGGAGGCGGGACTTCCCATTATTGTTGCCGTTAACAAAATTGACAAACCCGATGCAAATATTGAGAAGGTAAAAGGGGAGCTTGCGGTACACAGTCTTACTTCAGAAGATTGGGGTGGAGATACAGTGTTTGTTCCCGTTTCCGCTCTTCAAAATCAAGGAATTAGTGATCTTCTTGATATGGTTATTTTGCGATCTGAGTTTTTGGAGCTTACGGCAAACCCAAAACGCCTTGCTATAGGAACAATCATCGAATCAAATCTTGATCATTCTCTTGGTCCTGTGGCGACAATTTTAGTGAATACTGGAACACTCTCCGTGGGGAATGATTTTATTTTGGGTGAAGAGGGTGGACGCATAAAAACGATGCTCAATGATGAAGGAAAGAAAGTACAATTTGCTCTTCCTGGAATGCCGGTTCGTATTTCGGGTCTTTCGGAAGTTCCATCAACAGGGGAAATTTTGCAGGTGCTTCCCAATGCGAAGGCAGTTCGTGAGAAAAGAGAAGAACTCCGTTCCCTTCACGACGAAGAAAAGGCGGCAGGAGCGAGTTTGACTGAGATTATGGCAGGCTTACAGCAGGGATCTATAAAATTCCTGAAGCTCGTGCTCAAAACCGATACAGAAGGGTCGCTTGAGGCGGTACGACAAGCGATTGAAAAAATTGAAAGCAAAGAGGTTCGTCCAAAAATTATTCATGCGGCGGTCGGAGGGGTAACAGAGACAGATATTATGATGGCGGCGGCAAGTCAGGGAATTGTATTTGGCTTCCATGTTGCCGTTTCTCCAAGGGTGCGTCGTATTGCTGAGAAAGAAAAAGTGGAAGTACAAAACTATGAAATCATTTATCAGTTGGTAGATGACATTAGGCAAATTCTTTCAGGACTTTTGGAGCCAGAAGTGGTGGAAGAGGTGTTAGGACAAATTGACGTGAAGCAGATTTTCTACACAAAAAAGAAGATGATGATTGTAGGATGTCGCATTCGAAAAGGATATGCCGAAAATGGCGCTCTTGTTCGTATTTTTCGTGGCGAGAATCAAGAAGAGCCAGTGGGACAAGGAAAAATTGCTTCTTTGCAACATTTCGAAAAGAAAGTGCAAAAAATAGAAGAAAATCAAGATTGTGGTATTCAGTTTGAAGGAAAAATTTCCATAGAAGAAGGAGATCGCCTTGAGGTCTACAAGCTTGAAGAACGTATGCGAACACTCTAA
- the rlmD gene encoding 23S rRNA (uracil(1939)-C(5))-methyltransferase RlmD has translation MENNMKSQVIGLSSDGSGIVKHEEKVIFLPLGIPGQIVRFRITHRKKQAFFGEIQEVLEESPHYIPPCDAEFPLSGGAPWQHIAYDEQLHWKAQFVKDSLERIAKQKNSIVDPIVPSPKIFRYRNKMEFSFGYSRMRKEILSDGSIKHHDENPGLGLHKRGNWREIVRCLGTCLSPEIFSKIVQKIEEFALSSELPVWNPIIHKGFWRNLILRNSERTGNILVRIVVSEKKERSFWNPIVSALLKEIPNISGIAVVLHSGVSVAGFDAPTETLFGEDVLEEIWCGTHFRISGNAFFQVNTESAEKLMESIKECADIQEGERVLDAFCGTGSIALALASSAKRVLGVEVIPEAIQNARENAKRNAINNTEFIVGSVESILPETLIDFAPHVVVTDPPRNGLPKKVRKSLFSTSAKKIILVSCNPATLARDILEANEFGWKLTKARPHDLFPNTPHVETVALLEKRT, from the coding sequence ATGGAAAACAACATGAAATCACAAGTTATAGGACTTTCTTCAGATGGAAGTGGTATTGTCAAACATGAAGAAAAGGTTATTTTTCTTCCTCTTGGTATTCCAGGACAGATTGTCCGCTTTCGCATCACTCATCGAAAAAAACAAGCGTTTTTTGGAGAAATTCAGGAGGTGCTCGAAGAATCGCCACATTATATTCCTCCTTGCGATGCAGAATTTCCCCTTTCAGGAGGTGCTCCATGGCAACACATTGCCTACGACGAACAATTGCACTGGAAAGCACAATTTGTAAAAGATTCTCTAGAACGTATTGCAAAACAGAAAAACAGTATTGTCGACCCCATTGTTCCCAGTCCCAAAATATTTCGTTATCGAAATAAAATGGAATTCTCATTTGGATATTCCCGAATGCGAAAAGAGATTCTTTCAGACGGATCTATTAAGCATCACGATGAAAATCCTGGTCTTGGTCTCCATAAACGCGGAAACTGGAGGGAAATTGTACGATGCTTAGGTACCTGTCTTTCACCAGAAATTTTCTCAAAAATTGTTCAAAAAATAGAGGAATTTGCGCTCTCTTCAGAGCTTCCTGTCTGGAACCCCATTATACATAAAGGATTTTGGCGGAATCTTATTCTTCGAAATTCAGAACGAACAGGGAATATTTTGGTGCGTATTGTCGTATCAGAAAAAAAGGAAAGATCATTCTGGAATCCGATTGTTTCTGCTTTATTAAAGGAAATTCCAAACATTTCAGGAATAGCTGTTGTGCTTCATTCGGGGGTTTCAGTTGCTGGCTTTGATGCGCCAACCGAAACACTTTTTGGAGAAGACGTATTAGAAGAAATATGGTGTGGCACTCATTTTCGCATTTCAGGAAACGCATTTTTTCAGGTGAATACAGAATCTGCTGAAAAACTTATGGAAAGCATTAAGGAATGCGCAGATATACAAGAAGGAGAAAGGGTTCTTGATGCATTTTGTGGAACAGGAAGCATTGCACTCGCACTCGCATCTTCTGCAAAACGCGTCTTAGGAGTAGAGGTTATTCCGGAGGCAATTCAAAATGCCAGAGAAAATGCAAAAAGGAATGCCATCAATAATACCGAATTTATCGTTGGTTCGGTAGAAAGCATTCTCCCTGAAACACTTATCGACTTTGCACCGCATGTCGTAGTGACTGACCCCCCACGAAACGGACTCCCAAAAAAAGTTCGGAAAAGCCTCTTCTCCACTTCTGCAAAAAAAATAATCCTTGTTTCATGTAATCCCGCAACACTTGCCCGAGATATTTTAGAAGCAAACGAATTTGGATGGAAACTCACAAAAGCTCGTCCTCACGACCTCTTTCCAAACACTCCACACGTAGAGACCGTAGCACTTCTTGAGAAAAGAACGTAG
- the ruvB gene encoding Holliday junction branch migration DNA helicase RuvB, which translates to MSGGNTQNTPLSEDLLHSALRPKTLVDFVGQNQLKRTLNVILTAAKKRQETAPHLLFYGPPGLGKTTLASIIATEMGGSLRITSGPTIEKSGDLAALLSNLEEGDVFFLDEIHRLRRPVEEMLYSALEDFALDIIVGKGPGARSLRIQLPKFTFIAATTKLGGLSSPLRDRFGESFRLEFYDPKDLETIVHANAKKLDVAIHPDSASLIARSSRGTPRIANRLLHRLRDFAHVEHLDEISLPIAEKALFELGIDKLGLNEGDRRFLRIVAEQFSGGPVGLSTLSAAISEERETIEDIREPYLLQIGFLARTPQGRVLQDQAFHHIGLSSPQNKNQNPLFSFSEQNR; encoded by the coding sequence ATTTCTGGAGGAAATACGCAGAATACTCCTCTCTCAGAGGATCTCCTTCACAGTGCACTTCGACCAAAAACACTCGTCGATTTTGTCGGGCAGAACCAACTCAAGCGCACACTTAATGTTATTTTAACTGCCGCAAAAAAACGACAAGAAACCGCACCGCATCTTCTTTTTTACGGTCCACCAGGGCTTGGAAAAACAACACTCGCCAGTATTATAGCAACAGAAATGGGTGGATCACTTCGGATCACATCTGGACCTACTATTGAAAAATCCGGTGATCTCGCCGCACTCTTAAGCAATCTTGAAGAAGGAGATGTCTTTTTCTTGGATGAAATTCATCGACTCAGGCGTCCTGTAGAAGAAATGCTCTACTCTGCACTTGAAGATTTTGCACTTGATATCATCGTCGGAAAAGGTCCAGGAGCAAGGTCACTTCGCATTCAGCTTCCAAAATTCACCTTTATCGCAGCAACCACAAAACTCGGAGGACTTTCATCTCCGCTTCGAGACCGTTTTGGGGAAAGTTTTCGACTTGAATTCTATGATCCAAAAGATCTGGAAACCATCGTACACGCAAACGCAAAAAAGCTTGATGTTGCTATCCATCCAGATTCCGCAAGCCTTATTGCGCGCTCTAGTCGAGGAACGCCACGCATTGCCAATAGACTTCTCCATCGTCTTCGCGATTTTGCACATGTAGAACATTTGGACGAAATTTCGTTACCGATTGCAGAAAAAGCACTTTTTGAGCTTGGCATAGATAAACTTGGTCTAAACGAAGGAGATCGACGTTTTCTTCGCATTGTAGCCGAACAGTTTTCCGGTGGACCGGTAGGGCTCTCAACACTTTCAGCGGCAATTTCGGAGGAACGCGAAACCATTGAAGATATTCGAGAACCGTATCTTTTGCAAATTGGTTTCTTAGCACGCACTCCTCAAGGAAGGGTTCTTCAAGATCAGGCATTTCATCATATTGGTCTTTCCTCCCCTCAAAATAAAAACCAAAATCCCCTCTTTTCCTTTTCCGAACAAAATCGTTAA
- the prmC gene encoding peptide chain release factor N(5)-glutamine methyltransferase: MNIYAFLEYASRLFTEISECPKLEAELILAHVLAKPCSFLIAHPEYQLSTKQQQEAGILIQKRRTGTPLAYLTGMQEFYGLPFLVTPDVLIPRPETELLVERAISFLQKGGGTLLDIGTGSGCIAISVAHNAKPHKIIGVDISPKALLIARKNARLHKRSIQFLQGDLLPTGILFSKLPRPLIIAANLPYVPEGEAHSSTRQEPQSALYSGKDGLLHYKRLFPLLKNIEFDVLLFEFHPPQQKALEEIATRFFPTSQGKMYPDLSGLPRIGEIIKTNFSL, encoded by the coding sequence ATGAATATTTACGCATTTTTAGAATATGCTTCGCGTCTTTTTACCGAAATTTCCGAGTGCCCAAAACTCGAAGCAGAGCTTATTCTTGCTCATGTTCTTGCAAAACCTTGTTCATTTCTCATAGCTCACCCCGAATATCAACTCTCCACCAAACAACAGCAAGAAGCAGGAATACTTATTCAAAAACGACGAACAGGAACACCTCTTGCATATCTTACTGGAATGCAAGAATTTTATGGACTCCCCTTTCTTGTGACACCTGATGTCCTTATTCCTCGCCCAGAAACAGAGCTTCTTGTGGAACGTGCTATTTCTTTTTTACAAAAAGGAGGAGGAACCCTCCTCGATATTGGTACCGGATCGGGGTGTATTGCCATTTCTGTAGCACACAATGCAAAGCCTCACAAAATTATTGGAGTAGATATTTCTCCAAAAGCCCTTCTTATCGCACGAAAAAATGCCAGACTCCACAAACGCTCCATACAATTTCTACAGGGCGATCTTTTGCCAACCGGAATACTATTTTCTAAACTTCCTCGTCCTCTTATTATTGCCGCAAACCTTCCGTATGTTCCAGAGGGAGAAGCGCATTCAAGTACACGCCAAGAGCCACAAAGTGCATTGTATTCAGGAAAAGATGGGCTTTTGCATTATAAAAGACTTTTTCCTCTTCTGAAAAATATTGAATTCGATGTACTCCTCTTTGAATTCCATCCACCACAACAAAAAGCACTCGAAGAGATAGCAACGCGATTTTTTCCCACTTCTCAGGGGAAAATGTACCCCGATCTTTCGGGACTTCCACGTATTGGAGAAATTATAAAAACCAACTTCTCACTTTAG
- a CDS encoding fibronectin type III domain-containing protein has protein sequence MSIPLKAFGKFFCFLLSFFLFTPAFAVAPSSVNEGSIIVKTFSSGSARISWTSVPGADRYLIDYGMESGVYGDREDTPNISVDLVGLTLNTDYYFTITSVSVLSEESPPTSEQTFRINSPVSRSYIPNGVEGSDFGNLVQDQIEADPIVSPSFLGNYTPQEALSSFVNALMGISISIATMALLWGGILRATSAGDEEKIEKSKKFFFWSIVGFCISFSAWGIVALVRDFFPAS, from the coding sequence ATGAGTATCCCATTAAAAGCTTTCGGAAAATTTTTCTGCTTTCTTCTTTCTTTTTTTCTTTTTACTCCGGCATTTGCTGTTGCTCCTTCATCTGTAAACGAAGGAAGTATTATCGTAAAAACTTTTTCTTCGGGAAGTGCTCGTATTTCGTGGACTTCTGTTCCGGGGGCAGACCGCTACCTGATCGATTATGGAATGGAGTCTGGGGTATACGGAGATCGAGAAGACACTCCAAATATTTCTGTGGATCTCGTTGGGCTTACGCTCAATACCGATTATTATTTTACCATCACCTCCGTGAGTGTTCTCTCGGAAGAATCCCCTCCAACTTCTGAGCAAACATTTCGTATTAACTCGCCTGTTTCACGTTCGTATATTCCAAATGGTGTTGAGGGGAGTGACTTTGGCAATTTAGTACAGGATCAAATTGAGGCAGATCCTATTGTATCACCATCATTTCTTGGGAATTATACTCCGCAAGAAGCCCTTTCGTCATTCGTGAATGCATTAATGGGAATTTCTATAAGCATCGCAACCATGGCACTTCTGTGGGGGGGAATTTTGCGCGCTACATCGGCAGGAGATGAGGAAAAAATTGAAAAATCAAAGAAATTTTTCTTTTGGTCGATTGTCGGATTTTGTATAAGTTTTTCTGCATGGGGAATTGTAGCACTCGTTCGGGACTTTTTCCCCGCTTCATAA
- a CDS encoding threonine synthase has product MKKEFEQSCGYHIQCVSCGKRWKEEETITNCLDCGNALEVVMNLEKIALQVNRFALTHTPLSAAKYLDFYPICDRSKVVTLSEGNTPLYRAERLGKSLGFSQLFIKDEGANPTGVFKDRGSLVEITKALEMGATAICVASTGNMAASVSAYASRAGLPCYVLVPEGTPIGKLAQTLSYGGKLIQIRGTYADCVRLSDELSRKNNFYLAGDYAFRAEGAKSTAFEILEQLHWKVPDAVLVPVGCGTNLAGIAKGFREFFELGYVNTIPRMIAVQPEGCNTVCEAFHSGADRFTPVDKPKTVASAVGIGFPLDDIKCLCALKQSGGTAETASDEDILLAQYQLSKQESVFTEPSGAIPIAVLPKLLEKGLLKADEIVVCIATGTGLKDPKAAIQSFAEPSTISAQIEDIERFLQSGASDMRPSRQSQKEEEVFQALPSGMELRIFLEKEFSHSPDDIVLENVLQEIDSFFRRGKTITKADLLNMLEEAIENTNIPEFPLSITDFSVEDSFQKSPFAQVLLDFSGDSCSGQSIGVGPVDALIKAMKNALSSVSDFWPELADFHVEIITSKESAIAKVFMAMQDGEGNQVHAKASSPDVIVAALHAFIKGFNLLFDHRKK; this is encoded by the coding sequence GTGAAAAAAGAATTTGAGCAGTCTTGTGGATACCATATCCAATGTGTTTCGTGCGGTAAACGGTGGAAAGAAGAAGAGACCATTACGAACTGTCTTGATTGCGGAAACGCACTTGAAGTTGTGATGAATCTTGAAAAAATAGCACTCCAAGTCAATCGTTTTGCGCTGACGCATACACCGCTTTCTGCGGCAAAATATCTCGATTTTTATCCCATTTGTGATCGTTCAAAAGTGGTAACTCTTTCAGAAGGAAATACACCGCTTTACCGTGCGGAACGCTTAGGAAAATCTCTTGGGTTTTCCCAACTTTTTATTAAAGACGAAGGAGCAAATCCAACCGGAGTTTTTAAAGACCGTGGAAGTTTAGTAGAAATTACAAAAGCGCTTGAAATGGGGGCAACAGCAATATGTGTTGCGAGCACAGGGAATATGGCGGCATCGGTTTCTGCGTATGCAAGTCGTGCAGGATTACCTTGTTACGTCCTTGTTCCTGAGGGAACTCCTATTGGGAAACTCGCGCAAACGCTGAGTTATGGAGGGAAGCTTATTCAGATTCGGGGAACATACGCCGATTGTGTGCGACTTTCGGATGAGCTCTCTCGAAAAAATAATTTTTATCTTGCAGGAGACTATGCATTTCGTGCGGAGGGTGCCAAATCCACCGCATTTGAAATTCTCGAACAGCTCCACTGGAAAGTACCAGATGCTGTTTTGGTTCCCGTGGGATGTGGAACAAATCTCGCCGGCATTGCAAAAGGATTTCGAGAGTTTTTTGAATTGGGATACGTGAACACAATTCCGCGAATGATTGCCGTTCAGCCGGAGGGGTGTAATACGGTATGTGAAGCATTTCACTCTGGTGCCGATCGCTTTACTCCAGTGGATAAGCCAAAAACAGTAGCGAGTGCGGTTGGAATTGGATTTCCGCTTGATGATATAAAGTGTCTCTGTGCGCTCAAACAATCTGGTGGAACCGCAGAAACTGCTTCTGATGAAGATATTCTATTGGCACAATATCAACTTTCGAAACAGGAATCTGTTTTTACAGAACCTTCTGGGGCAATTCCGATAGCGGTTTTGCCAAAGCTCCTCGAAAAAGGATTGCTCAAAGCAGACGAAATAGTAGTTTGTATCGCTACTGGAACAGGACTCAAAGATCCAAAAGCCGCTATTCAGTCTTTTGCAGAGCCTTCTACTATAAGTGCTCAAATTGAAGATATTGAACGCTTTCTTCAAAGTGGAGCATCAGACATGCGCCCTTCCCGACAATCACAAAAGGAAGAAGAAGTGTTTCAGGCTCTTCCCTCTGGAATGGAGCTTCGAATATTTTTAGAAAAAGAATTTTCCCATTCCCCTGACGATATTGTTCTTGAAAATGTTCTCCAAGAAATTGATTCTTTTTTTCGTCGAGGGAAAACGATTACGAAAGCGGATCTTTTAAATATGTTAGAAGAAGCTATTGAAAATACAAATATTCCTGAATTTCCTTTGAGTATTACTGATTTTTCTGTCGAAGATTCTTTTCAAAAATCTCCATTTGCTCAGGTATTACTCGATTTTTCAGGAGATTCCTGTTCAGGGCAATCAATAGGAGTTGGACCAGTGGATGCTCTTATTAAAGCAATGAAAAACGCACTTTCTTCTGTAAGTGATTTTTGGCCGGAGCTTGCCGACTTTCATGTGGAAATAATAACGAGCAAAGAAAGCGCTATTGCAAAGGTTTTTATGGCAATGCAGGATGGAGAGGGGAATCAAGTACACGCAAAAGCAAGTAGCCCCGATGTTATTGTTGCGGCACTCCACGCATTTATAAAAGGATTTAACCTCCTTTTTGATCATCGGAAAAAATAG
- a CDS encoding calcium/sodium antiporter, which produces MDIFLPFLFLFIGLVILIVGGEFLVRGSSSLARVFGISPFVVGLTVVAFGTSAPELIVNIFAAVKGNTDIAIGNILGSNIANILLILGCAGLVYPLAVKSNTVWKEIPFAFLGVALIFLFGNDTLLEGRGFNEISRSDGIALLSLFLLFMYYVWGLQNNSTAEEGEEEIQMYSASVSIGFVLAGLFGLFVGGQLFVSQSITIAKLFGLSEALIGLTIVAIGTSLPELVTSIIAALRKESDIAVGNVVGSNIFNIFWILGISSIIRPLPLNPHLNIDIGMTGLATIFLFAIFFIGKKHLLERWQAGIFIGIYVVYMIFLVYRG; this is translated from the coding sequence ATGGATATTTTTCTCCCCTTCCTCTTTCTTTTTATAGGGCTTGTCATTCTCATTGTCGGAGGAGAATTTCTTGTTCGTGGTTCTTCATCTCTTGCGAGGGTTTTTGGCATTTCACCTTTTGTTGTCGGACTTACCGTCGTCGCGTTTGGCACTTCTGCGCCAGAGCTTATTGTGAATATTTTTGCCGCCGTAAAAGGGAATACTGACATCGCAATTGGAAACATACTGGGAAGCAACATTGCAAACATTCTTCTTATTCTTGGGTGTGCAGGACTTGTGTACCCGCTTGCCGTGAAGAGCAATACAGTGTGGAAAGAAATTCCGTTTGCTTTTCTCGGAGTAGCACTCATTTTTCTTTTTGGAAACGATACGCTTCTTGAGGGGCGCGGATTTAATGAAATTTCTCGGAGTGATGGAATTGCCCTTTTAAGCCTTTTTCTCCTTTTTATGTACTATGTTTGGGGTCTTCAAAACAATAGCACAGCAGAAGAAGGAGAAGAAGAAATACAAATGTACTCTGCTTCAGTTTCTATCGGCTTTGTTCTTGCAGGCCTCTTTGGACTCTTCGTGGGAGGACAACTTTTTGTTTCTCAATCAATTACCATTGCAAAACTTTTTGGACTTTCAGAGGCACTTATCGGGCTCACAATTGTCGCCATTGGAACATCCCTTCCAGAGCTCGTTACCTCAATTATTGCGGCTCTGCGAAAAGAGTCAGATATTGCTGTCGGGAATGTCGTTGGTTCAAATATTTTCAATATATTTTGGATTTTGGGCATCAGCTCCATTATTCGCCCGCTTCCACTCAATCCTCATTTGAACATAGATATCGGAATGACTGGACTCGCTACTATTTTTCTTTTTGCCATCTTCTTCATTGGGAAAAAGCACCTCCTCGAACGTTGGCAAGCAGGAATATTCATAGGAATATATGTTGTGTATATGATCTTCCTCGTGTACCGGGGGTAA
- a CDS encoding septum formation initiator family protein — translation MRKNHLNETSLGTSVTIIGSLFISLLLAFSWGNSLLKHTTLEREIGDFQHNIEMLEEENKNLEQQLVYLRSPQYRDKWAKEHEGLMQPREKVMYIEPPLAEDNLETAPNKNILEREILLRRPKRDQWKWFFFGETSPALLLEKTNIQEETPEAK, via the coding sequence ATGCGGAAAAATCACCTTAACGAAACATCCCTCGGAACAAGTGTGACTATCATTGGAAGCCTTTTTATCTCACTTCTCCTCGCATTTTCTTGGGGAAATTCCCTCCTTAAACACACAACACTCGAACGAGAGATAGGCGATTTTCAGCATAATATTGAGATGCTTGAAGAGGAAAATAAAAACTTGGAACAGCAACTCGTATATCTTCGCTCTCCGCAATATCGTGACAAATGGGCGAAGGAGCACGAAGGGCTCATGCAACCAAGAGAAAAAGTAATGTATATAGAACCTCCTCTGGCAGAAGATAATCTTGAAACAGCACCAAATAAAAATATTCTCGAGCGAGAAATTCTTCTTCGACGTCCGAAACGAGATCAGTGGAAATGGTTCTTTTTTGGAGAGACTTCACCAGCATTGCTCCTCGAAAAGACAAACATACAAGAAGAAACTCCAGAAGCAAAATAG